From a region of the Betta splendens chromosome 5, fBetSpl5.4, whole genome shotgun sequence genome:
- the slc2a11a gene encoding solute carrier family 2, facilitated glucose transporter member 11 produces the protein MAHSGAQSSPATLVLMVASAAFGGTLQYGYNLAIMNAPTTFIQTFINETFLERWDVQLENYQVTLVWTVIVSIFSLGGLIGALITGPMTIRYGRKNCLLLNNVFLMAGAVLALSSRAAKSFEMIIMSRVLVGINSGISMNVQPMYFGESAPKHLRGAISLSSCVFTSFGVVLGQVVGLREILGSEQCWQYLLASNAVPGVIQLLTLPWFPESPRYLLIDRGDKEACINALRRLRGCEVQTCELDEILEERAQVQGMKPRQPWELFTDRCVRWQLITVIVVASAMQLCGNDSIYFYASYVFQEAEIPYDKIQYVTIGTGACEFTACILCNLLIERKGRRFMLMGGFILMTVWAVVFTVALLSASYVSWMPYLSMTCIFTYILSFGMGPAGITGILPTEIFNQNDRPAAYMIAGSMMWLNLFIIGMIFPFLVSGLSQFCFVPFGLVCLLSALYVGLFLPETQGKSLSAITNEFLKLNFKGQEKKSPLQIEAQYQKGTVYLSTAL, from the exons ATGGCGCATTCTGGTGCACAG AGCAGCCCTGCAACCCTGGTGCTGATGGTCGCCTCGGCCGCCTTCGGAGGGACCCTGCAGTACGGCTACAACCTGGCCATCATGAACGCCCCCACCACC TTTATTCAAACCTTCATCAACGAGACGTTCCTGGAGCGCTGGGACGTCCAGCTGGAGAACTACCAGGTGACCCTGGTGTGGACCgtcatcgtctccatcttcTCGCTGGGAGGTCTGATAGGGGCTCTGATCACGGGACCCATGACAATACGCTACGGAAG GAAGAactgtctgctgctgaacaACGTTTTCCTCATGGCTGGTGCTGTCTTAGCCCTGTCCAGCAGAGCCGCCAAGTCCTTTGAGATGATCATAATGTCACGTGTCCTGGTTGGAATAAACTCCG GAATCAGCATGAATGTGCAGCCCATGTATTTCGGGGAAAGCGCCCCGAAGCACCTGCGAGGGGCCATCTCCTTGTCATCCTGTGTTTTCACCTCCTTCGGTGTAGTGCTGGGACAGGTGGTCGGACTCAG AGAGATTTTGGGCAGCGAGCAGTGTTGGCAGTACCTCCTTGCCAGTAATGCCGTTCCTGGCGTCATTCAGCTGCTGACGCTGCCGTGGTTCCCAGAAAGCCCCCGATACCTGCTCATCGACAGGGGGGACAAGGAAGCTTGCATCAACG CGCTGCGGCGGCTGCGTGGCTGCGAGGTCCAGACCTGCGAGCTGGACGAGATCCTGGAGGAACGGGCTCAGGTCCAAGGCATGAAGCCCCGGCAGCCCTGGGAGCTGTTCACCGACCGCTGCGTGCGCTGGCAGCTCATCACCGTCATAGTGGTGGCCAGCGCCATGCAGCTCTGTGGCAACGACTCG ATTTACTTCTATGCGTCGTACGTGTTTCAAGAGGCTGAAATCCCTTACGATAAAATCCAGTATGTCACCATTGGCACGGGTGCGTGCGAGTTCACAGCCTGTATACTGTGT AACCTGCTGATCGAGCGAAAAGGTCGGAGGTTCATGCTGATGGGAGGTTTCATCCTCATGACCGTCTGGGCCGTCGTCTTCACAGTCGCCCTGTTGTCTGCG AGCTATGTGTCCTGGATGCCGTACCTGAGCATGACCTGCATCTTCACCTACATCCTCAGCTTCGGCATGGGACCAG cTGGAATCACTGGTATTCTGCCCACGGAGATCTTTAATCAGAACGATCGACCAGCAGCCTACATGATCGCTGGCTCCATGATGTGGCTCAACCTTTTCATTATTGGCATGATCTTCCCATTTCTAGTG AGTGGGTTGAGCCAGTTCTGCTTCGTGCCTTTCGGATTGGTCTGCCTGCTGTCTGCACTGTACGTGGGACTGTTCCTGCCTGAGACCCAGGGAAAGTCACTGTCAGCCATCACTAATGAATTCCTCAAGCTCAACTTTAAAGGCCAGGAGAAAAAGAGTCCGTTGCAGATTGAAGCTCAGTATCAGAAGGGGACAGTGTATCTCTCCACAGCcttatag